A DNA window from Caulobacter mirabilis contains the following coding sequences:
- a CDS encoding TetR/AcrR family transcriptional regulator, translated as MPLPRFARLPHEAQTAFLAVARFHFARDGRDGASLNRIIADAGLSKTSAYNYFDGKDDLFAAVAADSLSRAAGCLGDWAAAADEATLWSAFHAANDRLGRFLRDNPDDRVLLAMVGAGDGPPAWLQAFFANAVDLGLVDVLPGRDLMEQTTLAVLRAFDDWTLTQPLAGAEGASGVEELLRRLWARRTGESPCGA; from the coding sequence ATGCCGCTGCCGCGCTTCGCACGGCTTCCCCATGAGGCGCAAACGGCGTTCCTGGCCGTCGCGCGCTTCCACTTCGCCCGCGACGGCCGGGACGGGGCGTCGCTCAACAGGATCATCGCCGACGCCGGCCTGTCCAAGACCTCGGCCTACAACTACTTCGACGGCAAGGACGACCTGTTCGCGGCCGTCGCCGCCGATTCGCTGAGTCGCGCGGCCGGCTGCCTCGGGGACTGGGCGGCCGCCGCCGACGAGGCGACGCTGTGGAGCGCCTTCCATGCCGCCAATGATCGGCTCGGACGCTTCCTGCGAGACAACCCCGACGACCGGGTGCTGTTGGCGATGGTCGGCGCCGGAGACGGCCCGCCGGCCTGGCTGCAGGCCTTTTTCGCCAATGCCGTCGACCTGGGTCTCGTGGACGTCTTGCCGGGACGGGACCTCATGGAGCAGACGACCCTGGCGGTCCTGCGCGCCTTCGACGACTGGACGCTGACCCAGCCGCTCGCCGGGGCGGAGGGGGCGTCGGGCGTGGAGGAACTGCTGCGTCGGCTATGGGCGCGACGGACAGGAGAGTCGCCATGTGGGGCGTGA
- a CDS encoding ankyrin repeat domain-containing protein — MVSKTSMREAVRAHRWREVAEGLARRPDLIGVVDERGRNWLHLACMTPGEDEASLRTADVLLAVGLGLNDPAFTEGAWRATPLWHVISRGRSVKLAQHLLALGADPDYCLFAAVWNDDHAAIRLLIANGADIEEGADRGDTPLLGAVSWSRFGAAETLLKAGANPDARNAKGETALHMMLRKGSAPEHFGLFARHGARGDMPDAGGRTAADLLRRKRDPAYRAAAERLSAAGRAREP, encoded by the coding sequence ATGGTCTCGAAGACGAGCATGCGCGAGGCGGTGCGGGCGCATCGCTGGCGGGAGGTCGCGGAAGGTCTGGCCCGGCGGCCGGACCTGATCGGCGTCGTGGACGAGCGCGGGCGGAACTGGCTGCACCTGGCCTGTATGACTCCCGGCGAGGACGAAGCGAGCCTCCGGACGGCGGATGTTCTGCTGGCGGTTGGCCTGGGGCTGAACGATCCGGCCTTCACCGAGGGGGCCTGGCGGGCGACGCCGCTGTGGCATGTGATCTCGCGCGGGCGGAGCGTGAAACTGGCCCAGCATCTGTTGGCGCTGGGCGCCGATCCCGACTACTGCCTGTTCGCGGCCGTCTGGAACGATGACCACGCCGCCATCCGCCTGTTGATCGCGAACGGCGCCGACATCGAGGAGGGGGCCGATCGCGGCGACACGCCGTTGCTGGGCGCCGTGTCCTGGAGCCGCTTCGGCGCCGCCGAGACCCTGCTGAAGGCGGGCGCGAACCCCGACGCCCGCAACGCCAAGGGCGAGACCGCCCTGCACATGATGCTCCGGAAGGGGAGCGCGCCCGAGCATTTCGGGCTCTTCGCCCGGCATGGCGCGCGCGGCGACATGCCTGACGCCGGGGGGCGCACCGCCGCCGACCTGCTCCGCCGGAAGCGCGACCCGGCCTATCGCGCGGCGGCCGAACGGCTGTCAGCCGCAGGGCGCGCCCGCGAGCCCTGA
- a CDS encoding aspartyl protease family protein, with amino-acid sequence MVDMLTPVVAALALLSGEAPVPPASPPSVRSVESFPFYSSKNRMLVIARFNGGPPAPLVFDTGTNGNIIDTVFAQSIGLPKVGPSNSVDGATGKPIPGFRTRITGMSVSGVSIQDGPANVIDFKRHDEAGIIGPNSFPGRLVEIDFAGSRIRVLPDAPANRPAGEGAPHLDGLPAVVVTVAGQSFEALVDTGNDAVLTLPLSMAKTLPLKAPPVLKGKTRSAGGVQDAYEAQIDGPVRVGHLVLESPQVFFNETGDPNVGMPVLRRARLVIDHSGGRTWLEPAP; translated from the coding sequence ATGGTCGATATGCTTACCCCGGTCGTCGCCGCGCTGGCGCTCCTGAGCGGCGAGGCGCCGGTTCCCCCCGCGTCCCCGCCGTCCGTCCGTTCCGTCGAGAGCTTCCCGTTCTACAGTTCGAAGAACCGGATGCTGGTGATCGCGCGCTTCAACGGCGGACCTCCGGCGCCGCTGGTGTTCGACACCGGCACCAACGGAAACATCATCGACACGGTCTTCGCCCAATCCATCGGCCTGCCCAAAGTCGGGCCGTCCAACTCCGTCGACGGGGCTACCGGCAAGCCCATCCCGGGCTTCCGGACCCGCATCACCGGCATGAGCGTCAGCGGGGTCTCGATCCAGGACGGTCCCGCCAACGTCATCGACTTCAAGCGGCACGACGAGGCCGGCATCATCGGGCCGAACAGTTTTCCGGGGCGTCTGGTGGAGATCGACTTCGCCGGCAGCCGTATTCGGGTGCTGCCGGACGCGCCCGCCAATCGTCCGGCGGGCGAGGGCGCGCCGCATCTCGACGGATTGCCGGCCGTGGTCGTCACCGTGGCGGGGCAGTCCTTCGAGGCTCTGGTCGATACCGGCAACGACGCGGTGCTGACGCTTCCCCTGTCGATGGCCAAGACGCTGCCGCTGAAGGCGCCGCCCGTCCTGAAGGGCAAGACCCGCTCGGCCGGCGGCGTCCAGGACGCCTACGAGGCCCAGATCGACGGGCCGGTGCGCGTCGGCCATCTCGTCCTGGAGTCGCCCCAGGTCTTTTTCAACGAGACCGGCGATCCCAACGTCGGCATGCCGGTGCTGCGGCGGGCGCGGCTGGTGATCGATCATTCAGGGGGGCGGACCTGGCTTGAGCCGGCGCCCTGA